A section of the Amblyomma americanum isolate KBUSLIRL-KWMA chromosome 2, ASM5285725v1, whole genome shotgun sequence genome encodes:
- the LOC144118733 gene encoding uncharacterized protein LOC144118733, with protein MGLSFGDDALTGPQEISLSEICQRFTVRRFEDLRTLSFYAMEHTKHTWVAFDDDWSLTRKATLARQREGPRMCLAVYHAELDDHRQLCGSGPAPVLRRLQRLVINGTA; from the exons ATGGGTCTCAGCTTCGGGGACGACGCGCTGACTGGTCCGCAGGAGATATCTCTCTCCGAA ATATGCCAACGCTTCACGGTGCGGCGCTTCGAGGACCTGCGCACGCTTTCCTTCTACGCCATGGAGCACACCAAGCACACGTGGGTCGCCTTCGACGATGACTGGTCGCTCACACGCAAG GCCACCCTCGCCCGTCAGCGCGAAGGCCCGCGCATGTGCCTGGCAGTTTACCACGCCGAATTAGACGACCACCGGCAGTTGTGCGGCAGTGGTCCTGCACCGGTGCTGCGCAGGCTGCAGAGGCTGGTCATCAACGGGACGGCCTAG
- the LOC144118350 gene encoding uncharacterized protein LOC144118350 has protein sequence MEKDGTPAPVEAATADAGDIVAVVSDPDPVVVQHLSRRGPEGQEVTVEAVVTNSDTGEVLKKSVHPAVETTAASTAPTVVMIADTPSPEPSPSEAPSSPAPPTDDSRASSPCQDVSPSPPPPESVAGDERHVGSAATSPASRASSLAASGNSGATMTAAKHQRHANEAAGDGVPRHVMIDAPEHNDRKTGAKHRRRRRPYSHPAPTVTDVLVILCGFVITLAVLSGLAASTRHLFKQKSLLIVRLHRVNRQGRLNADSFVPPTLVCGVSRLSGMAELSSLCSHIIYTGDMDILSDGVEYTLLPADSANFEAFRALGTPGSLSPQLLASMPLAPLWERLPSLLSWHRLGRAMARLVNNASLHGVEVRLSPAIALNEEVLARLQAACKASGRTLRLLLGCPVKGASAAAFESH, from the exons ATGGAAAAGGACGGCACTCCTGCTCCTGTAGAAGCTGCAACTGCTG ATGCTGGCGACATAGTGGCGGTGGTGTCCGACCCCGACCCTGTGGTGGTACAGCATCTCTCCAGACGGGGTCCCGAGGGACAGGAAGTCACGGTGGAGGCCGTAGTGACGAACTCCGACACGGGCGAGGTCCTCAAGAAGAGTGTGCATCCGGCTGTCGAGACAACAGCAGCCTCCACTGCCCCGACTGTCG TGATGATTGCCGACACTCCCTCGCCGGAGCCTTCCCCGTCAGAGGCGCCTTCGTCACCGGCGCCCCCCACAGACGACTCTCGGGCGTCCAGCCCGTGCCAGGATGTGTCCCCGTCACCGCCTCCCCCCGAATCTGTGGCCGGTGACGAACGCCACGTCGGCAGTGCTGCCACGTCTCCCGCGTCCAGGGCCTCTTCGTTGGCGGCGTCTGGCAACTCGGGAGCCACGATGACCGCGGCCAAGCACCAGCGACACGCCAACGAGGCCGCCGGCGACGGCGTCCCCAGACACGTCATGATAGATGCACCCGAACACAATGACCGCAAGACGGGTGCTAAGCACAG GAGGCGCCGTCGTCCGTACAGCCACCCTGCGCCGACAGTGACCGACGTCCTAGTCATACTGTGCGGCTTCGTCATCACGCTTGCAGTGCTCTCGGGACTGGCTGCCTCCACGCGCCACCTATTCAAGCAGAAGA GCCTGTTAATCGTACGACTCCACAGAGTCAACCGACAGG GAAGGCTCAACGCTGACAGCT TCGTTCCCCCGACGCTGGTGTGCGGCGTGTCCCGGCTGTCCGGCATGGCCGAGCTGTCCAGCCTCTGCTCGCACATAATCTACACCGGGGACATGGACATACTCAGCGATGGCGTCGAGTACACGCTATTACCTGCCG ATAGCGCGAACTTCGAGGCGTTCCGCGCACTGGGCACTCCGGGCTCGCTGTCCCCGCAACTGCTGGCCTCGATGCCGCTGGCTCCGCTGTGGGAGCGGCTCCCGAGCCTCCTGAGCTGGCACCGGCTGGGCCGTGCCATGGCGCGCCTCGTCAACAACGCCAGCCTGCACGGCGTCGAGGTGCGCCTGTCTCCGGCAATCGCGCTCAACGAGGAGGTCCTCGCAAGGTTGCAGGCGGCCTGCAAAGCGAGTGGACGAACGCTGCGCTTGCTCCTCGGATGCCCTGTGAAAGGAGCGTCAGCAGCTGCCTTTGAAAGTCATTGA